In one window of bacterium DNA:
- a CDS encoding cupin domain-containing protein, whose product MAIRTRNLFRLERPLPTEELCEEWAVGPAARVERIVSTGQASPPGFWYDQERDEWVALLSGAATLLFEGGERVELAAGDALLIPARTRHRVERTSADPPCVWVAVHADLR is encoded by the coding sequence ATGGCGATCCGCACGCGGAATCTGTTCCGGTTGGAGCGGCCGCTCCCGACGGAGGAACTCTGCGAGGAGTGGGCCGTGGGGCCCGCCGCGCGGGTCGAGCGGATCGTCTCGACCGGCCAGGCGAGCCCGCCCGGCTTCTGGTACGACCAGGAGCGCGACGAGTGGGTGGCGCTTCTCTCCGGCGCGGCCACGCTCCTCTTCGAGGGGGGCGAGCGCGTCGAACTGGCCGCGGGCGACGCGCTGCTGATTCCGGCGCGGACGCGGCATCGCGTGGAACGAACGAGCGCCGACCCGCCGTGCGTGTGGGTCGCCGTGCACGCCGACCTGCGCTGA